AGGTAGTAGACAATTATACAAAGAGGGactgttgttgatataaGTTGAACATCCAGTAACATTATTCAAGAAGAAAGGTGAAATAGTGGGAATTAAATATTACCCCAAATTACGGAGGAAACGGGAAAGATTGCTGTGGTATGGGAGGAGGTGTAAAAAATGGTGGAAATAAGAAAACTGCAAATGTGCTTTAATCGACAATCGTTCCATCACCTTCCATTGTGAGGAAAGGGAGGAAGGAAGAGATGgttcgtttttttttctcggAGAAGATAATCTGCTTACAAAAGAATAACAGTGGGGTGTTAGAGTATGTTTTCCATTATGTACAGTATGGTATAACTTCAGGCTTTctgaaaatcaatttaaatgatataTTTATTGGAAAACTCCACCATTGAAACCATTAAACCACTTTCTCTTCATAATCTTATGTGGTATGGCGGAAACAAGAATACAATAAGGTTTTTGTAGTAGCACACGATATTTTTTCATAGAACCGCACTTTTCAATTGTCAATTACATAAACGGAAATTATCATGAACTTTTCAAACAAACCAATACCATCTGATAGTATAAATAATATAGAATTTGCATTCATCCCATATactttgaagaaatttttttgatcaCGAAAGCTAGACATTCATTCCACCAACTCAACCATTATGACAGACTCCAAATATGACTATTCTGACATTACTCCTGTCGATATAAACACTGAAGAGCCTCAAATATGTCAAATTTTGTATGACGAAGATTACAAACAAATTATGGGGTTATTACTTGCACTTATGAAAGCTGAAGAGTATTCTGAACGTGCTTTACATATCACTGAATTGGGCATTAACGAACTAGCTTCACATTATACAATTTGGATCTATCgatttaatattttgaaaaacttaCCCAATAGAAACCTTTATGATGAATTGGATTGGTGTGAAGAAATTGCTTTGGACAATGAAAAAAACTATCAGATTTGGAATTATCGacaattaattattggTCAAATTAtggaattgaataataatgacTTTGACCCATATCGAGAATTCCCTATATTAGAAGCAATGTTAAGTTCAGACCCCAAGAACCATCATGTTTGGTCGTATCGTAAGTGGTTGGTTGATACGTTTGATTTACATAATGACGCAAAAGAATTATCGTTTGTTGATAAAGTCATCGATactgatttgaaaaataatagtGCTTGGTCTCATCGATTCTTTCTATTGTTTAGTAAGAAACATTTGGCCACCGATAATACAATTGATGAGGAGCTAAATTATGTTAAAGATAAGATTGTTAAATGTCCACAGAATCCAAGTACTTGGAATTATTTATTGGGGATTCATGAACGGTTTGATCGATCAATTACTCAATTAGAAGAGTTTAGTTTgcaatttgttgatttggaaaaagaTCAAGTGACGAGTTCATTTGCTTTGGAGACATTGGCAAAAATATACAcacaacaaaagaaatacaaTGAGTCTAGAACTGTTTatgatttgttgaaatcTAAATATGATCCAATTAGATCCAATTTCTGGGATTATCAGATTTCCAAACTCACATCGGTGTAATTACCAAGGTAGAGGGTAAGCaaaataaatgaagaaattttatactttcttgttttcaattgtttaactAGGTAAATCATTGTATACCACCGATATtaccaattaaaaaaaaaataaaagagaATTTTTTTAGGAATGATTGCAAATCAATTAAGTAATTGTGTATGAATAGTACGTATTATATCAAGTTATTGTTATTCTACCAAGCTCTTTGagtgtgtatgtgtgtatCTGCTTTCTCCATATTTCTtgtattgtttgaattataCATACGAATTCCGAATTTGACACGTTTTCGGGTTACGTTGTTTCATTTAGACCCCAATGTGGTGATCcatatcaattatttagAAAAGTGGACAGCTAGAGGCTTATGAGATATGGCGGGGAATCAATTTTCTCCTAGTTGACACCATCCAAATATTGCCGCAAAACATCAAATGTTATTTGGCGTTAtctaattgattgaatctACCATTTTGTTTAATCTAAGAGCAAGCTGAAATTCAGATTCGTTATCGACTTGTATGAAATCTTAAGTTGCGTTGATAAGCAACTTTAGGGgtaatttttgaatatcaGCATCAATTCTACACGTGATATACTgatgaatgaaaaaagaCGAAGTATTTGTGCCAATTTCAAGAGAATTGGAGCTGATCTGTCACCCAAAGATTTaaagaatataaaattttctttttctgttttATCTTATTGGCCCAACTACTCTTATCATAACATAGTCTTGATATTTGCATTCGAGTTGTTATATGACTGTTTCTGATTTGTGTGAGGCTGgatattattgttgatgcCCTATAATTAGCTAACTCAATTTGGTCATAAATTGCGAAATGCAGGTTGTGTTTTTTTactaaaattaaattgtttttgaacACCTTTCTTATTAGGACTTTGTTTCTGGAGTCTAGACCTAGTGTcgaaaaaccaaaattgGATACTGTACACGAAATAATAACTTGTTGCACGACTTGCCTTCTCCTTTCGGTTCAAAGTAAAGCTTTCCAAAGAATTCACTTTTTGCATCAATGAtctacttttttttataaattcaGGACTTTGTTGCATTCACATTTGACAATTGATTGTTAAAATGCATTTTGAATGATAGAAATAGTATGGAATTTTAAGAATTAGTGCTAAGTATTGTTCTGTCTCGTAGCTAGATAAGTCGGCTGAAAATAAAGTGgcttcaaaaaaaaataactcCCGCATTATCAAGTTTGTGTAGAATCTACTAAACATTAATTGGTAGTagtacttttttttttgtttgtgttATCCGAGGttataatataaaaaaaatagtagAATTGGTTATGAATTAAAACATAACTATTCTGTAACCTCATTTACTAATTATCATTTATGACgaacaataaaaaatttgcaaTAAATGTTACATACTAAgcttttttgaatttttttggggCGTGATTAGTGAAACCAAAATTCACGTAATTCGAACCTATAAGTTAGGCTTTCTACTTTGATGGTTGTGCTAAAACTTTCCAAGCTTTATTGACTGGTGTTTTGACGAGATCtgaaaacaagaaaaatgttCAAGTGTTGAATTcttgatttcaattgatgttGCATTGGTTAAATTGTTGTATAATTGTTTACGGACAATTGCAACATGGTATTTTGCGTCGACTAAGACCTGAATTATAATAGAATTAATTTTACAAGAAGAATGAAGTTATTGGTAGGTCAGTTCTTTGTGTTGTAGATAATGATTAAAGTTGTCAAACCAACATTCTGGAGCATACCcgttttattgttttcatcaatttagTAGGAGTATTATTGGTgagttagttagttagttgttattgttgttgaaaggGGACAAAAAGTAATACAAATGCACAAACGCAATTCCAATGAAGTCAGATTGTCACTATAActaaatttcaatttaattgaacaaaatcaaaaaaatgaaaaagatacggtggtggtagtaaATCTTAGAATTACTGAAATTGCTGAgttagtttttttattcacTCAATTAGGCTAATGGTCGTTTGACCTTTaagttgaaaaatcttctccttttttttttacattcttatttttataattttcttttcttcacAAATGGTTTCTTCGAGTCGTTGATTCACATTTACAGCATCAGCAACCACCTAAAACTAACTACAGTGACTAAAATACAGgcataaaataaatatttcagagtcttttttttatgccttatttttttccctGGCAGGTATATACATAATAAAACGTTGTATCATGTGCACTTTATTTGGTTCCcctttgttgttgtcaatGTGTCACAAACATCAACAAACTAAAATTGAGTAAAAACGAGCTATGTTAGTGTAACTATCGCAAATCTAGAACCATGCCCGTAAACTGACAAGTTGACGTTATAAAAAGGGTACTTGATAGATTCAACCAATGAGCTATTCCTTTGTTTGCTTGGTGAATTGGTTTCCTTATCGACAATATGTTTTAATTGAGCCTCGAGAGAACAATTCTTTACATTTGTATAgataaacaacaatcatTTGTCAAAAGCCTTCGTCGTAAAGTGATAAATTGTTTAGTTAAGGCTGGGCATGAGATCTTTATGTATAGTGCCTGCCTCgattttataatttcatcaaattttctATGTATCGCGCGGATtcgctttttttttgatctCATCCTTCAAGGTGCTGCCTACCAACCTAATAGATGCCTGTCTACGTAGTATCGGAAGCACAAAGATATCGTGGCAACGCAGCTCTGGTGAGAGGGTATTgacaatataataatagtcATCCTCTcctattattttcaatcgGTATTATGCTGGttcaaaattcattttttgtcCAACTTAGAGTTACAAAgttatttaattgatgcTCATATTAATCACATCTATGGTTTTTTCCTCGTTAATATACGTTCTTTTTCGCCATGTTTGTTGCAATCATCAAAagtaattaaattattgtGAAGCctccaatttcaattcaaacaGAAACGGTTCTCAAGCCATGGCATGAGAAGGTTTTTGTTATATATACGAGGTTATGGGTGCCATATTCTTCTAACTATTTATACGGATTAATAGCCCTGTATCTTTCTAGtactttatttttattttcgCAACTATGAACAAATAactaatcaatttaaactTTTCCAACTTTGGTCCCACCAACccctatttttttaaaaagaaGGATAAAAGATAAGAGTTGTTTTTGCTAGTGCACTTGACAATAGCAAAGAAACTTATCACAGGGATGTATAAAAATCATCACcgtaaaataaaaatcaccaaaatttgaaacataTCCCCTTTAGAACCTGCATTATTCAAATCTCTGAACCAATTGGGAGACGACAAGAAATTTATCGGCATTAGAAACCAGCAAATGATGTCTCATCTTTTACAAAATTATGGTTTGATTTAAACCAATACTAATAGCAACTTTTTCGGAACTGATATGGAGCTTGAACCTCCAAAGGACTAAAAATTCGGTTTAACTTGTCTAGTTGGACGTAatagacaaaaaaataaacttgaACAGCTAATTATCTGTTTTTGTGTAACACTTCCTAAAGTTTTGTGTATTTAAATCCACCAATAGGTTTGTAAACATATAGTAAGTACGCCCAACAATAGTCCTGGTAAGAAAGTGTTTTGAACGGTTAATTGTCTCATGCATGGTGGACTAAATAGTATTGTTGTATTACTAAATGGCAAAGGGTCGTTCCCTAGatgtcaaaaaaaacaacaaatcgGTGAGAAAGTCTCACCTGCGATGcaagattattattatgtgGTTTGATGTTTTGAGTTGTGTTGTCGTAGTGTGTGGATAGGTTAATTGTTGGGATTCAGTGTGAAAACTGTGTATCTTTTACACGACCagtcaatttattaaaaaatcttaatttattattttgattaattgatacCACATTTACTGAGTTGGGGAGTAgttaatattatcaattgttctCAATCCAGTAAGTAATCAACAACTTATGGAACAAGACAATAaagtttttcatttgtttcttGTTTTCCTAATCAGAATAAGatataataacaaataacTACAACCACAATTATGCATTTTTCCTTCGCTCCTCCCCCCTCCACCTTGTTCTAAGTTATTGCTTCAAACCTAGAACTTTTCGTTTTCTCCCCCCCCCTATTTCTGTATTATCTCAAATTTGTGTAGTGGACGGCTTAAATTGCCAACATCCTTGCAATCTGAATTCTAGATCTCCCCCTGTTATACTGTCTTACTTATTATTCTGTAcgtattttttcaatataacGTATATAGAAATCATGCCATTGTAGGGGGAGTTGATACTGTTTAGTGTACAGCGGGAACTTCAAAGAATGGAAGTTTAGCATTAAAGTGGCAaaattgtgaaaaaaaaaaatagaaaatagaaaaaaatagaacaaacttggttgttgttgataatatacaggaaaatatttcagacgaaaataattaaagattttcaattttgttttttttagttttcctaaaaagcaaaaaaaaaaagaaaaataatggGAACACAATAATTACaataatatattatattacaTACATTAACAACTTCttaatatatattataatataatatataaagaaagcaaaaattacaaaaaaaaaattttggaaaagaaaaagacaaCTTAATCTTACAGATACTtatctttatatttatattattcaTTACTAGaccttcttttcttttttttctatatTTTCTATTTGGGATCACTTAGCATATATCAGTCAACTATTCCTTGCccctaaaaaaaaaagacgtTTATTTGCCAATCCACTAACATATTActaaactgaaaaaaaaaagaaagaaagaattataaaaaggaaaatcTACAAGATTCACACAGTCAATCAAGATTCATATTTTAGTTacgttttttttaaaaattcgATATAAAACATTCAAACAATTAGTTCCATAATTACTCAGACTCTTTGATATCTATTAGAGAACCATTAGTAAATACAATGAACGATTATGGAGGACTAGGTATAGTTCTCGAAGAAGCAGAGAACGAAAACAATCTATCAAATCTAAGTCAGCAACTTAAACAACAGATCCAACAAAAGCATACCAGTATATCATCACGACAATCAAGTATCGTTAGTTTATCGAAAACCATTTCAAGAAAGACATCATCAGCATCATTGACTCAAACACCAGCTTCTCTTACTACAGATAATGAAAGACTACCACATCCTGAGATCCAGTCACAACAGCAAGAACTTgacaatgaaaatgatcATGAcaacgaagaagaagatgaagatgatgacgacgacgacgatgaGAGAGTCACCAGAGGTTCGCGAAAAAATTCAGCCTCCAAAATTACGACGGAGATTCTATTGCCACCACTACCTGGTGCACTTGAAGATCTAATTACGACTACACCAGTTGCAGTGAATTCATTTACGTCCAATGGTTGTGATGACAGTGTTTCCACTGGTTCAGATAATACTTCACATGAAAGCTTCAATTTGGGAGAGTTTaaccaaatttatcaacattCAAAATCGACATTTTCCAACTCGGCTTTGAATTCTCCAAATTTGTTATTGAACCAAACCAATTTGCACGTTTTCCCAAGTGTTTCTAAAAATGGTATCAACGATTTTTCAACCAGTTCTAATGGTGGGACTACGAACAATGTAACAACACTACCACCTCCAACAACTAACACAACTACAACATCCACAGGGAATGAGAAAACTAGTCCGTTaaaaagattgaaaaaCGGGATTAGAAAGCTATCCCTCACTTCAATCACTAGTAGCAATAACAGCAGTAGTTGTTCCACCCCTACCGGTGCCAAGTTCTATgccaacaccaccaccaccaccactagtCCAGCCAACCCTATTCCATTACGTCCAATTTTGAGTCCTATACAAGTTGTTAAGCCACCACAGCCACTGCATTCTGTCTCGTCGTCAACATCAGCCGATTCATCCTTCTCTTCTAAGTTTGAACGAGCTCGTGCGTCGAGTCAAggaacaacaatatttacTCCTGTGACTCCTCCAGTTACTACTTCTCCTGTTATAACCATTGGTGAAGATTTAGATTGCACCAAACGGACATTATCCAAGATTGAACAATCTTATTTCGACTCATTGACTTCACAAACagttaattcaattgaagaattgattacagttgaagatttattgaattacctgcaatatttgattcaacaaCGAACAGCTTTAGATGATGTTTTCCAGAAAACAAAGGAAAAATTACAAGCAAGTGGTTGGTGTTCTAATCACgatttaaacaatttacAATTGCAGCAAGATTCGTCTCGTTGTCAAATTGATActtcattattgaaaattgaagaacGTTTAAATCGTGAGTTTTCCTGTTCAGTATTGGGGAATAATACTCCTACTAACCTATCAAAGAGTGGCTCGACCACTGCTACTCATTCTAAACAGAACTCTATTACAAAGTCATTAGCAGGTAACGATAGCAGAGAACCAATGGTTAGTCCAAGTTTAAAAGTTTTAGAAAGTAGATGTGTTTCATTCACAGAATTTTAAAAGTTTATAAAGACTGGTGTTTTTTTCTACACATTAATGACagttattttgttttgtttttacgTTTATGATTGccttttattttgatgatttacAAAGGTGGATATATATCCACCACCATGATgtttatttgatgaaattgttccaaagttatttttgtattgtttttgttttgttttatgagagtctttttttttatccaACTTGGTGTTCaactattattgttattattattattattatattttatggGGGTATCGGTTtccattcattcattcatttaatttttcacatTCATTTGTCTTTTTATTATGTAAAGGTTTATagagttttttttattattattacagATTTAAAATATATCCAACATTTTCATGTCAGTCATAATTTTATGGCAATTCACTGTAGTCAAAAattacaataaaaaaaaaggaggaACTGGGGAATGGAGGTGCCTGGATGTTCCCCAATCACAGCATGATGGAGGTTTAGGGGGGGGAGAGGAcactttattattatttctagAGATCCAGACCGCCTGAAACCTTGCCTCAATctttgtgtgtgtgtggtggttattttttgttttgatttattattcttttagGTCCGGGCCAAGTCTTATTCTGGTTAATCCGTGAGTCAATTagtaaataatttatttgtcCCGCCTGTCTGGTCGATGAATATGCAACATTAGTTATAGAACTAATCTAGTTAACTAATTTATCTACACTAAAACATATAACCATCATCACTGATAACCACTCTGCACGGATTAAACATTgagaaataaataatgttgttgttcatggaattccaaaaatatttgactaaattataaaaagTGGTTGGTCTCAATGACCGCCCCCTTATAATCAGGACTCTTTGAAGATATATCATGAATTAGCAATACAAGACAATTACGACGATTGATGATGACAATATTAGATAGAGACTGTAATACTTGTCTTCAAGACATGTCTCGTCTCATACTCTTAGACACACCAAGCAACATATTGTTGCAGTGTATGTCGAAAACCCACCCGTAGTAATGCAGACTTTCGgaatgaataataaatagGAGAAATTATGTGCAGGTGGGGTTGTATTTAGCCGTAAAGCTTATGGTAGATTACACCATccaatcaacaacaagaaattgtGGTTCTTTAAATTAGAGTATTTCCGGATTCAGTTTCTGGTTCCCATCCAGATATGTATTAGTAGAGTTTATATCCAAGCTTGATGCAATAAGTATTAACTAATTATACTTTTTTAACAAAGTTAAAGTGTGGTGGGttttttaaatcattttttgtgtttcttttttttgaccTATTAGTGTAAATGGcttcaaaaaaatgaaaaaaaaaatttttttcactaCTCAAGCTCATcgcagtagtagtaataaattttcattttcatttatgTAAGATATATCGAAAAACCAGAATCCAAGAATgctatatatataaataaaagagTAAACTTAGTATGAGGAGTTCTTCGATTGTTTCTTTG
This genomic stretch from Candida albicans SC5314 chromosome 1, complete sequence harbors:
- the RAM2 gene encoding bifunctional protein farnesyltransferase/protein geranylgeranyltransferase (Alpha subunit of heterodimeric protein geranylgeranyltransferase type I and farnesyltransferase; a-specific transcript; lovastatin, fluconazole regulated; GGTase I binds zinc, is Mg-dependent; Cdc42 substrate; rat catheter biofilm repressed) translates to MTDSKYDYSDITPVDINTEEPQICQILYDEDYKQIMGLLLALMKAEEYSERALHITELGINELASHYTIWIYRFNILKNLPNRNLYDELDWCEEIALDNEKNYQIWNYRQLIIGQIMELNNNDFDPYREFPILEAMLSSDPKNHHVWSYRKWLVDTFDLHNDAKELSFVDKVIDTDLKNNSAWSHRFFLLFSKKHLATDNTIDEELNYVKDKIVKCPQNPSTWNYLLGIHERFDRSITQLEEFSLQFVDLEKDQVTSSFALETLAKIYTQQKKYNESRTVYDLLKSKYDPIRSNFWDYQISKLTSV
- a CDS encoding uncharacterized protein (Protein of unknown function; Spider biofilm induced); translation: MNDYGGLGIVLEEAENENNLSNLSQQLKQQIQQKHTSISSRQSSIVSLSKTISRKTSSASLTQTPASLTTDNERLPHPEIQSQQQELDNENDHDNEEEDEDDDDDDDERVTRGSRKNSASKITTEILLPPLPGALEDLITTTPVAVNSFTSNGCDDSVSTGSDNTSHESFNLGEFNQIYQHSKSTFSNSALNSPNLLLNQTNLHVFPSVSKNGINDFSTSSNGGTTNNVTTLPPPTTNTTTTSTGNEKTSPLKRLKNGIRKLSLTSITSSNNSSSCSTPTGAKFYANTTTTTTSPANPIPLRPILSPIQVVKPPQPSHSVSSSTSADSSFSSKFERARASSQGTTIFTPVTPPVTTSPVITIGEDLDCTKRTLSKIEQSYFDSLTSQTVNSIEELITVEDLLNYSQYLIQQRTALDDVFQKTKEKLQASGWCSNHDLNNLQLQQDSSRCQIDTSLLKIEERLNREFSCSVLGNNTPTNLSKSGSTTATHSKQNSITKSLAGNDSREPMVSPSLKVLESRCVSFTEF
- a CDS encoding uncharacterized protein (Protein of unknown function; transcript detected on high-resolution tiling arrays; rat catheter biofilm induced); amino-acid sequence: MIAFYFDDLQRWIYIHHHDVYLMKLFQSYFCIVFVLFYESLFFYPTWCSTIIVIIIIIIFYGGIGFHSFIHLIFHIHLSFYYVKVYRVFFIIITDLKYIQHFHVSHNFMAIHCSQKLQ